Within Haematobia irritans isolate KBUSLIRL chromosome 2, ASM5000362v1, whole genome shotgun sequence, the genomic segment attttgtcaaattcttacttctacagaaaattttgccaaaaattgtatttctatagaaaattttgccaaaaattttatttctttagaaaattttgccaaaattttatttctatagacaattttgtcaaaattttatttctataaaaagttttcgaaATACCTCGTAGttcgagaggaatattttgcaaatcggAACTATTACGTTTAGTGCTGCTAAAAAATAAGAACACTTTTTTTCCAACTTACCACTGCCAATGATGGATCCATCTGTGTAAATTGTATTCGGCCTGCATATCTCTGATGAAATGTTGCATCAAAATCAATTTCATCTTGTGATGTTTTCTGGCCCACTGAACCAGATCGTTGGGTCGTATGGGGATCCAAGAATAAGACATCATCATCCACATAACCCATGAAATATAATGCTTGATTGGGTCGACCACCGATCATGCCACAAAATCCCACCAATTCAAAGCAACTTTTTAAAGCTCCTATATAAATTGGATTAATATCACTTAAACCCAAACGTAAAGGGACAATGAGTAGTAAAGGCTTCCAAGTTTCAtcgttttggggattttcaaggCAAAGATTTActagaaggaaaaaaattgtatagaaattgaaaaataaaaaataatagaaatcgtAATTTCTTACAAATATCATCAGTAACAATAGTACTGTCCATGGCCACATGAATCATTAAACTACACCAGTCATCATAGCGCACCAGTTTCCTGCAAAGAGGATATGTAATTATAGCTTATGATTATGAAGATTCTTAGTATATATTTTAATCTCACTTCAGAACCTGAGCCACTGTATTTGGACCAAACCATTCGCCCACTTTTTTGTCTTCCGAATCTCCCATTAAGGCAATTTGATGTATAGAAAAATAACTTTTCCTTGAGTCTTCAAATCGATTCACTATCTTCAAATAGGTTTGATCTCTTGTCTCTGGTGTCCAGAACCAATCACGTCCTAAATGCAAATCAATCAAAGCCTGAGCCAAGACCATTTGACCGCAACGCAACATACAACCCCATCCCTTATCAGTGGTCAATTGAGGCTCTCCCAATGGAACAAATCCTCGACGATATGTACACCACAGACGACTTTGTACATCGCGACGTATCAATTCCAATTCTTGGATTGCATTGTATCGTTTCCCCAATATCCACACTGTTGTATTTATCTGTGGTATATCATCTGGTTCTCCTGTTGCTCCTGCTACTGCCCCAACCACCGCCCCCGCCAATACTCCATCAGGGCCTAAGTATGATTCAAATACACTATCCATGGCTCGTGACACATTGGTGTACAAGTCAATGAAACGGTCGATTTTTTCGATACACTGTAAACGTAGATAATAAAGTTTAGGACTTTTCCTGTATAATTCGACAGGATGTTCAGCAATCCAAGGTAAGTTAGCCAGAATAAAAAATGACGCAAAGACAGCTAACACCAAATAAATACTCCAGTCCCAGACAGCTGTTAGCCAGCCGTAGCAATAATCAATATTCCCG encodes:
- the Atg4a gene encoding autophagy-related 4a isoform X1, whose translation is MDSVFESYLGPDGVLAGAVVGAVAGATGEPDDIPQINTTVWILGKRYNAIQELELIRRDVQSRLWCTYRRGFVPLGEPQLTTDKGWGCMLRCGQMVLAQALIDLHLGRDWFWTPETRDQTYLKIVNRFEDSRKSYFSIHQIALMGDSEDKKVGEWFGPNTVAQVLKKLVRYDDWCSLMIHVAMDSTIVTDDILNLCLENPQNDETWKPLLLIVPLRLGLSDINPIYIGALKSCFELVGFCGMIGGRPNQALYFMGYVDDDVLFLDPHTTQRSGSVGQKTSQDEIDFDATFHQRYAGRIQFTQMDPSLAVCFLCKTRISFDILMEDLKTKVLTASTPIFEITKTRSPEWVPSMPDFEKLSQSSLDPLRRRNCCDEDGGSDDDFEIIT
- the Atg4a gene encoding autophagy-related 4a isoform X2 — translated: MDSVFESYLGPDGVLAGAVVGAVAGATGEPDDIPQINTTVWILGKRYNAIQELELIRRDVQSRLWCTYRRGFVPLGEPQLTTDKGWGCMLRCGQMVLAQALIDLHLGRDWFWTPETRDQTYLKIVNRFEDSRKSYFSIHQIALMGDSEDKKVGEWFGPNTVAQVLKKLVRYDDWCSLMIHVAMDSTIVTDDILNLCLENPQNDETWKPLLLIVPLRLGLSDINPIYIGALKSCFELVGFCGMIGGRPNQALYFMGYVDDDVLFLDPHTTQRSGSVGQKTSQDEIDFDATFHQRYAGRIQFTQMDPSLAVCFLCKTRISFDILMEDLKTKVLTASTPIFEITKTRSPEWVPSMPGIMPSILNTTTYHFYPSVNTTNNWEEQQQGRTSNNCNNTNNNNNNNSCYNSFEEFLGSSELSTSSSFQTIGINSDDLASFSSRQRAISCGDTEDFEKLSQSSLDPLRRRNCCDEDGGSDDDFEIIT